The proteins below are encoded in one region of Silene latifolia isolate original U9 population chromosome 2, ASM4854445v1, whole genome shotgun sequence:
- the LOC141641348 gene encoding uncharacterized protein LOC141641348 — protein MADRSLKKPMGVLEDVLVRVGKYFIPSDFIVMDMAEDSQVHIILGRPFLHTAGALIDVRHGSLTLRVGDDTIRFVLYNISKHPPDSKASCHMINVFDPTSDCLALCSHRNPPDAPAIASYPWSMEGDDIEKLICGDDPPPEME, from the exons atggccgACAGATCATTAAAGAAAcctatgggtgtcttagaggatgtgctcGTTAGAGTAGGGAAATATTTCATTCCAAGTGACtttattgttatggatatggctgaggactctcAAGTACACATTATTcttggtagaccattccttcacactgcAGGGGCACTTATAGATGTTAGGCATGGTAGTCTGACACTAAGAGTTGGGGATGACACTATTAGATTTGTTCTTTATAACATTTCAAAACATCCTCCTGATTcaaaagcttcttgtcatatgattaatgtTTTTGATCCCACTTCTGATTGCCTTGCTTTGTGTTCTCATAGGAATCCACCTGACGCCCCTGCTAttgcgtcatatccatggagcatGGAAGGGGATGATATAGAGAAGCTTATTTGTGGAGATGATCCTcctcctgagatg gaatga